In the genome of Luteitalea pratensis, the window GAGCCGTACTACACGATCATGAAGTTGCCTGGCGAGACCGGCGCGGAGTTCATCCAGATGCTGCCCTTCACGCCACGACAGAAGGACAACCTCGCGGCGTGGATGATCGCCCGCAGCGATCGCGAGCACTACGGCAAGCTGGCCGTGTTCCAGTTCCCGAAGCAGAAGGTGGTCTTCGGACCGCGGCAGGTAGTGGCGCGGATCAACCAGGACCAGGTCATCGCGCCGCAGATCACGCTCTGGAACCAGCAGGGCTCCGAGGTGATCCAGGGCACGCTGCTGGTGATCCCGATCGAGGAATCGCTGATCTACATCCGGCCGCTCTACCTGCGTGCGTCAGGGGGGCAGATTCCCGAACTGAACCGCGTCATCGTTGCGCATCAGGATCGGATCGTCATGGCCGAGACGCTGGCGGCCGCTCTCGACCTCATCTTCCCCGCAGATGGCTCGGCGCCCCCGGTGTCGAGGCCGTTGGAGGAGACGCGGACGACGGCGCCAGCCGCTCCGCTGGGCGGGGCGGGGTCTGCACCGGGCAGCGCAGACGTCACGACTGACGGGGCGAGCCCGACCTCCCCGGGTGGATCTTCGGGAACGCGCCAGGCGGCGGCGCCGCAGCCGGCGATCAACACGCCGGGACAGGCGCCCGACATGCGATCGCTCGTACAGCAGGCGGAAAGCTACTATCGTGCCGCCATGACCGCGCAGCGTGCCGGCGACTGGGCGGCCTACGGCGAGCAGATTCGACTGCTTGGCCGCACGCTGTCGGACCTGCGCATGGCTGACCAGCGGCAAGCGCCCACACCAGCGCCGACGCAGGCGCCACGGCCAGCCAGGCCATCGTCGCCCCCCCCAACTCCGCCTCGCTAGGGACGTAGGCGCCAGGGCGCCAAGGCGTCAAGACGCTCGCAATGCCGGAAATGCCGCGAATGCCGAAATGTCGAGATCCGCTGGCCCTCGACATTCCAGCATTCAGCATTCCGGCATTTTGTGATTGCGGTGGTTTTCGAACCCGAAGCGTTGGTGCGCCCCTTGCAACCCTCCGGTGACATCGTGCTGTGGTGCACGGATTCTTACTCGTCTGCTGATCACGAGCCGGGAGGTCTTACATGCTGCGTATCATTCCCACGACCGCCGTGCTGGCGGCCTGCGCCTTCGTCGCGCCCGCGAGTGCCCATGCCGATGAGCCGGTCTCACCTGCTCCAGCCGCCGCGGCCGCTCCCTCGTTCCTGCGCGACGTGCTGGCCAGGGCGTGGGAACCTTCGAGCACGGCGACCGGGCATGCAGTCGCAGCGACGCAGGCGTCACGACGCAGGCCAAACGCAGGTCCGAACATCGAATCGGTGGGGCTCGGCGCCGTGGGTGGGCTGTCCGAGTTCGAACTCGGTCCCAGTTTCCGGTACTGGGCCACCGAGCGCTTCGGGGTCCAGGCGCATCTGGGCTTCGGCGGCGAGGACGACTTCCGCCGCGGCGACGTGCAGTTCATGCGCTTCGAGCCGACGTTCATCGTCGCCATCGGGGATTTCGGGAATGCTGCCGTGAACGTGCGGCCGTATGCCGGTGGGGGGCTGCGCCTGATGCGGACAGACATCGGCGACTTCTCGGACACCGACCTGCGGCCGGCAGGCGTCGGCGGCGTCGAGTTCGGCTTCCAGGGCGTCCCGCGGCTCAAGGTGAGTGCCGAACTCAGTCTCTCGACCGATCCCGGGTTCGAGGACTTCGACTTCGGCGACGTGCCGACGCCCGGCGGCGCACGACTCTCTGCGCTGCTGCATTACTTCTTTTGATTGAAATGCCGGAAGGCTGGAGTGCTGGAATGTCGAGGGCATGCGTCTTGCGACTTTCCCGGCATTGCGGCATCGCGGCATTTCCGGCATTACGGGTCTCTATATCTCTATGGTGTTGCCGTCGAACGCGCGGAGCGTGAACGCACCGTGAGGTTCGGGCAGGAGTTCGCGAAGCTCGCGCAGCAGCGCGACCGCGACGGTTTCGCCGAGGCTCAGGCCGGCCTCGGCGTCGCTGCGCCATTGCACGCCGGCGAACGCGCGGCCGATCGCGAGGTTCCACGCAAGCTTGTCGAGTTCGTCTCCCACCGTGAGGCTTGCGTCAATCGGTCGCACGTCGCTGCCGTCGAGGCTGGGCTCGACGACATCGGGCATCACCCATTCCTCGGCGTAGTACGCCTTGAGCACGGTGACCATCGCCCCGGCCGTGGCCGCGTGTGCCGAGGGATAGGCCGGGTGCAGCGGCGCGCCCTCGGGCCACGCCATGGGCAGCAGGCAGGTGCCGGTGCGGCGCCGCATCTCGGCAAAGGCGTCGGACTGGACGAACCGGGTGTCCGGCCACGCCACGATCGGCGCGCCGGCGGCCCCGGCCTCGAGACGCCCGCCCAGTTCCTCGGGGCGCAGCCTGCGGTGCAGCACCCATTTCTGGAACCACGACGCGCGCAATGCATGCATGGCGACGCGCGAGGCGAGGTCGACAATGAACGGCAAGCCGAACGTGACGTATCCGGCCTGGTTGCGAGAGCGCACGTACGGATGCTGCGGTGTCACCGGTGCACGCATCGCCTCGAGCAGGAGAGCAGCCTGGACACCGGCCTGCCCGGGGTAATCCGTGCGCGTCCATGTCGCGAGGTCGCGGCCGCAACAGATGAAGCGTCGGCCCGCGTATGTCGCCTCCCGGGATGGCAGGTGCCCGTTCTGGGAGGCGAGCCACTCGTCCCACGTCGCCAGGAATGACTCGCCCGGTGCCTGCGCGGGAACGCGGGGCGACAGCAGCTGCGCACCCATCGGGACGGCACGCAGAAGGAACTGGGATACCACGGGACCCGGGAGTCGGGAGTCGGGAGTCCGGCGTGGGGCGTCGGGCGTCGGGCGTCGGCCGAACAGGGTCCGCGGCGTCACGTTGCGGCCCGACCGCGAGAGATCGCTGACCGCGCGCGCCACAAGCGGGTCGTCGCCGTACGCACCGAACGGCACGTCGCGCAGGAGCGCCATCCAGTAGGTCTCGATCGCTTCGGTGGCGTATGCGGCCGACTCCCACGCCGGAGGCGGAGGCGCTTCCAGCATCGCGGCATCGAGCCCGTCGAGGGCGAAGGCAAACGCTGCCTGCGGCGAGACGAGCCGCCTGGTGCCCCCGAGCGGCACGTCCTCGAAGCGCGCTTCGCGCGCGCCCGCGGCGGCACGGGCGAGGAGGCGGTAGGCCTCGGGATCGACGAGGCCGAAGGCGTCGTGCGGAAGCCCCTTGGTGAACATCGCAAGGTAGGCCGGCACACGCGTCTCGTCGGTCGCGCCGTCGCGCCGAGGGATGTTCGCGCTCGCGGCCGCAAAGGCCGCCTTCACGCGCAGGTCGTAGGCGCGCAGCCGGCGCGGTTCGGCCGGCGACGTCGGCAATGCCTCACGCAGCCACGCCGCGCGGTCGCCCATCGCGGTCGTCAGCGTCGGCGGCAGGTCGCTGCCGGGCACGACGCCAGCAGCACCCGCGGCAGCGAGTCGGCGAAGCCAGTCGCGACGGGTCATTGCGGATCACAGAGTAATTGGAATTCGGGAACTCGAAAGACCCGACGATCCTATCGGTTCGAAGCGATGGCGCCTTCAGAGCTCCGCCCGAGGGTGTCTGGGCCGCGCTCCACCTCCGCCAAGGCTACGGCGGACAAGTCGGAGAGCGGGCCCTACCCTCGGTGGCGAGGCATTCTCGGGATCAGCCCTACCGGCTGGGTTCAGGGTCCAGCAGGAAAACGGTCGCCGGATAGTCAGGGTCCGGAATCCGGCCGACGAGAGTCAACCCAGGGGTCCGGCGCAGGCGAGCGTCGAAATCCAGGAAGTCCACGGGCTCATAACGATCCTCGTGCACCACGACGTAACGCACGTCCTGCTGGCGGAGCGCGGCCAGGCTGTCGCCGCGGGGGAACCGCATCATCGCACCGAGCACATTGAGGTAGCGCCGCGGGAAATAGCCGCTATAGCCGTTGACCATCGGGTGCTTGTGCGTGCGCCCGTAGAACGCCCACTCGGCCTCGAAGAGGGGCAGCGTGTTGGCCCGGGCGATCGGCAGGTCCACGACCGCGCCAGGCGGCTGCATGCGCAGCCACGCGGCGTAGATGGGCACCCGCTGTATCCACGGGTGCAGCGACCTCACGTCGGACGCATACTCGCAGGCCAGCATCGCGAGCATCGCCGCGCCGATGGCGTGCTGGCGCCAGCCGCGCGGCATCCGCGCGAGCACCCATGCGGCACCGATACCGGCCAGCACCGACAAGGCCAATGCGACCATCATGCCGAACCGCGCCGGCGCTCGCAGGCCCTGCAGCGGGGGCACGACCACCATCGCGAGTCGGTACACCGGCGTGTTCGAGCCCAGGGCGAACAGGATCGAGAGCACCAGCATCGCGCCGTACATCCACGTCGCGGCCACGCGCCGCGTGGTCCACAGCCCGATCGCGCCCAACAACAGGGCGACGACGCCAGACCACAGGCGCCCCTCGGGTCCGCCGTTGTCTGCCGTCCAGCCGTACAGCCGGCTGTCGGCGGGGGCAGACACGAAGCTGCCCGGCGTCGCGCTCCACCGCTGGATATCGTGGGCGGTGCGACCACCGAGGACCTGCTGGTTGGCCCGGTACGGAGCCGCGTACATCAGCAACGGCGGCCCGCAGACGACGGCACCGACGACCAGTGCGCGAGCGATACCCACGAGTGTCGCCCGCTCGCGAGCCAACAGCAGCAATGGCGCCACGAGCGCCAGCGTCATCACCAGGAACACGCCGTAATAGATGCAGCTGAGGAACTGCGCGAGCACGAACACGGCCGTGAGCACGCCGTCGCGTACGCGTCCCCGCTGCACGGTGCGGTGCAGCGCCCAGCACGCCAGCGGCATCCACTGCGACCACTGCAACTCCAGGTGCATCATGTGCTCGACGCGATACGGCAGCAGGGCGAAGATCGTCCCTGCGATCAACGCGGGCCAGTAGGGACCGGGAACGGGTAACGGGTGCCGGGTAACGGGTACCGGGTGCGGGGTGCCCTGCGGGTGGGCGGCGATTTCCGAGTCTGGTCGCTGGCCCTCCGCCTCGACGCGTCCCGCTTCCCGACCCCCGCTTCCCGACAACCCTGCCCCCGCCCGTCCCGCGAGGAGATCGCGCACGAGCAGGTACATCGCCAGGGCAGACAGCCACGGGCCGAGCAGGAGGATCGCGTTGCTGACCGGCAGGATCGGCGCTCCGGCAGCGAGCAGCGGCGTCGCAAGGAGCCCCTGCAGCAGGACTGCGTCCGAGAACGCGAGCACTCGCGTAGCCGGGTGGAGAATCGGCGGATCGAACAGTCGCGACGGTTGCGTCGTGAGCGCCTCGGCAATCCACGACAGCCGCCACATGTTGAACAGCGAGTCCTGATGCGCGTGGCCGTGCGTCAGCCAGCGCGCCGGCTGCGGCCACAGCACTATGAATGTCAACGCGGCGAACAGCAGGCCGGCGCCCAGCCATTCGCGCAGCCTGGAACCCCTGGAT includes:
- a CDS encoding vanadium-dependent haloperoxidase: MTRRDWLRRLAAAGAAGVVPGSDLPPTLTTAMGDRAAWLREALPTSPAEPRRLRAYDLRVKAAFAAASANIPRRDGATDETRVPAYLAMFTKGLPHDAFGLVDPEAYRLLARAAAGAREARFEDVPLGGTRRLVSPQAAFAFALDGLDAAMLEAPPPPAWESAAYATEAIETYWMALLRDVPFGAYGDDPLVARAVSDLSRSGRNVTPRTLFGRRPTPDAPRRTPDSRLPGPVVSQFLLRAVPMGAQLLSPRVPAQAPGESFLATWDEWLASQNGHLPSREATYAGRRFICCGRDLATWTRTDYPGQAGVQAALLLEAMRAPVTPQHPYVRSRNQAGYVTFGLPFIVDLASRVAMHALRASWFQKWVLHRRLRPEELGGRLEAGAAGAPIVAWPDTRFVQSDAFAEMRRRTGTCLLPMAWPEGAPLHPAYPSAHAATAGAMVTVLKAYYAEEWVMPDVVEPSLDGSDVRPIDASLTVGDELDKLAWNLAIGRAFAGVQWRSDAEAGLSLGETVAVALLRELRELLPEPHGAFTLRAFDGNTIEI